One Triplophysa rosa linkage group LG9, Trosa_1v2, whole genome shotgun sequence genomic window carries:
- the lrit3b gene encoding leucine-rich repeat, immunoglobulin-like domain and transmembrane domain-containing protein 3b gives MNPFLHAELTLFLALVACAQNPTCPSLCTCVFHGGSNSKEFRTVLCKNPALAVIPLDLPRDTVKFRLERTSVSRIFRGAFSAMPELLYLWLTYNFITVLHPRSFTNLSSLHELRLDGNLLSTFPWEGLRDVPRLLTLGLHNNRLARIPPLAARYLGNITYLDLSSNRLNTLPNDLIALWPLVSLSETTQPQRSVVLGLQDNPWVCDCRLASLLDISKAPESSMALLDRFLTCSGPPGLAGVPFQRVELSCCRRPYVVTSGTKITALLGSNVLLRCDATGHPIPTLMWFKSARPNHYNTGCCKPFQSSMEPERLPRKLSGYVQDSPGVGIHWSAVSLNGVSYKDAGEYRCRAQNMAGISEAIVSLNVVGLMAEYANSQNTDQQQTAAKSNYSQKKPNQSKVSASLLPQNITGLLSASKKVINTPKINRDKMQMDRADGHFLISFDSEIHERQTPHVSMSIHTELN, from the exons ATGAATCCATTTCTACATGCTGAACTCACTTTGTTTTTGGCTTTGGTTGCCTGTGCACAGAATCCAACATGCCCGTCTTTATGCACGTGTGTTTTCCACGGTGGAAGCAATAGCAAGGAATTCAG AACTGTGCTGTGTAAGAACCCAGCCTTGGCTGTCATTCCACTAGATCTCCCAAGGGATACGGTCAAGTTTCGTCTGGAACGCACGTCTGTGTCAAGGATATTTAGAGGAGCTTTCTCTGCTATGCCAGAACTCCTTTATTTGTGGCTCACGTATAACTTCATCACTGTTTTACATCCAAGGAGTTTTACGAACCTGTCTTCCCTTCACGAGTTACGATTGGATGGCAACCTTCTGTCCACCTTCCCCTGGGAGGGACTTAGGGATGTTCCACGCCTCCTAACCCTGGGATTGCACAATAACCGCCTGGCACGAATCCCACCCCTGGCTGCGCGTTACCTAGGCAATATCACTTATCTGGACCTCTCGAGCAACAGGCTGAACACGCTGCCTAATGATCTGATCGCTCTCTGGCCGCTCGTCTCGCTCAGCGAAACAACTCAACCCCAGCGCTCTGTGGTTTT AGGTCTACAGGATAACCCGTGGGTGTGTGACTGCAGGCTTGCCTCCTTGCTTGATATTAGCAAGGCACCGGAGTCTTCCATGGCCCTGCTGGATCGGTTCCTAACGTGTAGTGGACCGCCAGGCCTCGCCGGAGTTCCCTTTCAAAGAGTGGAGCTCTCTTGTTGCCGCAGGCCATATGTGGTGACCTCTGGCACAAAGATCACAGCTCTGCTGGGGAGCAATGTTCTGCTTCGCTGTGACGCTACGGGACATCCCATCCCCACGCTTATGTGGTTCAAATCCGCCAGACCAAATCATTATAACACGG GCTGTTGTAAGCCGTTTCAGAGCAGCATGGAACCTGAAAGACTGCCCAGAAAACTCTCTGGCT ATGTCCAAGACTCTCCTGGAGTGGGAATCCACTGGTCAGCTGTCAGTCTTAATGGAGTATCCTATAAAGATGCAGGAGAGTATCGATGCAGAGCACAAAACATGGCAGGGATATCAGAGGCCATTGTCAGTCTGAATGTGGTGGGCTTAATGGCTGAATATGCAAACTCCCAAAATACAGACCAACAGCAAACAGCTGCAAAATCAAACTATTCACAGAAGAAACCCAACCAATCTAAAGTCTCGGCGTCTCTGTTACCTCAAAACATTACTGGGCTTCTTTCAGCCTCAAAGAAAGTGATAAACACCCCTAAAATCAACAGAGATAAGATGCAGATGGACAGAGCAGATGGTCACTTTTTGATCTCTTTTGATTCGGAGATACATGAAAGACAAACACCTCACGTCTCAATGTCCATTCACACCGAACTCAACTAG
- the enpep gene encoding glutamyl aminopeptidase, with translation MESLDFEKKEKRYFIRGKHAAIICAVVVVTAVAVGLGVGLSQKTSSSEDETKPTPSPTPSPSTPPPPADRGPCKPSNSTNGGWSNFRLPAHIIPLHYDLHLEPDLNTDTYTGSVSIHLSLTQPSSHLWLHIRETFVTAVPSLQHKGPSSLTSVGVKECFEYKPQEYVVVEASEQLKVTGTDESYVLTLHFQGWLNGSLVGFYRTTYMANGVLKKIAATDHEPTDARKSFPCFDEPNKKATYTISITHDSAYEALSNMPVENIETLSDQKTKTSFKKSVKMSTYLVCFAVHQFQYVERMSKRNIPLRIYAQPLQIETANYAANVTKIIFDYFEEYFDMEYSIEKLDKIAIPDFGTGAMENWGLITYRETNLLFDENESSSYNKQRVASVIAHELVHQWFGNIVTMDWWDDLWLNEGFASFFEYVGVEQAEPDWGMRDIMLISDVFPVMVDDALLSSHPIIVDVSSPAEITSVFDGISYSKGASILRMLEDLLGRDTFRDGCRSYLKAYPFQNAKTADFWKALTNESGRPVADIMDTWTKQMGYPMLNLTTTNTNAKLTQTRFLLDPNADPSQPSSPLGYKWTIPVKWNSLNSNNDSIIFDKGQTELVIPGYSTSDGLIKVNKDHMGFYRVHHNDIMWTTISEQLLADHLVYDATDRSSYIDDVFAFGRADIIDYANAFNLMKYLINETEYIVWDRVSTSISYVANMLADDAVLYPKFQKLFRDHVQKISKALGWNDEGTQTERLLRETVLGIACQMGDQEALNQASDIFNKWINGTLSSVAVNLRLLVYRYGMKNSGSAAGWEIMFQRYLTADLAQEKDKLLYGLASVEDVTLLSRLLEATKTESIIRSQDVFTVVQYVSRNKYGKTMAWDWVTLNWDYLVNRYNINDRNLGRLPSRITGTYNTKLQLWKMENFFALNPNAGAGEMPRKQALETVRNNIEWMKRNLEEIKLWLENNVS, from the exons ATGGAAAGCCTGGATTTCGAGAAGAAGGAAAAACGTTACTTTATCCGCGGGAAACACGCTGCTATCATCTGTGCCGTTGTCGTAGTGACGGCTGTTGCTGTGGGGCTTGGGGTCGGTTTGAGCCAGAAGACCTCCTCATCAGAAGATGAAACCAAACCGACACCGTCACCAACACCATCACCATCAACCCCGCCCCCGCCTGCTGACCGGGGACCCTGCAAACCATCCAACAGCACAAACGGTGGCTGGAGCAATTTCCGGCTGCCTGCCCATATCATACCATTGCATTACGATTTGCACCTGGAGCCTGACCTCAACACAGACACCTACACCGGGAGCGTGTCCATCCACCTCAGCCTGACGCAACCCAGCTCGCACCTGTGGCTCCACATCCGGGAGACGTTCGTCACTGCAGTGCCCTCTTTACAGCACAAAGGGCCATCTAGTTTGACCTCTGTCGGAGTGAAGGAATGCTTCGAGTACAAGCCACAAGAGTATGTGGTGGTGGAGGCATCCGAGCAACTGAAAGTCACAGGAACGGATGAAAGCTACGTTCTCACTCTGCACTTCCAAGGCTGGCTCAATGGGTCTCTGGTGGGTTTCTACAGGACCACTTATATGGCTAATGGAGTTCTCAA GAAAATCGCTGCCACAGACCATGAACCCACGGACGCTCGTAAATCTTTCCCCTGTTTTGATGAGCCCAACAAAAAAGCCACCTATACTATCTCCATCACCCATGACAGTGCATATGAAGCTCTGTCCAACATGCCTGTGGAG AACATAGAAACACTGTCAGATCAAAAGACCAAAACCTCCTTTAAAAAATCAGTAAAGATGAGCACCTATTTGGTATGCTTTGCGGTGCACCAGTTTCAATATGTGGAGCGGATGTCAAAGAGAAACATACCA TTGCGGATCTACGCTCAGCCTTTACAGATAGAAACTGCGAACTATGCTGCCAATGTCACCAAGATTATATTTGATTACTTTGAGGAGTATTTTGACATGGAATATTCCATAGAGAAACTAG ATAAGATAGCAATTCCTGATTTTGGGACGGGTGCGATGGAGAACTGGGGTTTGATCACCTACAGAGAAACTAACCTGCTGTTTGATGAGAATGAGTCATCGTCATACAACAAACAGCGTGTGGCCAGTGTCATCGCACATGAGCTCGTCCATCAG TGGTTTGGAAATATTGTGACCATGGACTGGTGGGATGACCTGTGGCTGAATGAAGGCTTTGCCAGTTTCTTTGAATATGTTGGAGTGGAACAAGCAGAGCCCGACTGGGGAATG cgTGACATCATGCTCATCAGTGATGTGTTTCCTGTCATGGTTGATGATGCACTTCTCTCCTCCCATCCTATTATTGTGGATGTGTCCAGCCCGGCTGAGATCACATCAGTGTTTGATGGCATCTCGTACAGCAAG GGAGCATCTATTTTAAGAATGCTGGAGGACCTGCTTGGCCGTGACACATTTAGGGATGGATGTCGA AGTTACCTGAAGGCTTACCCCTTCCAGAATGCAAAGACTGCAGACTTCTGGAAAGCCTTGACTAAT GAAAGTGGCAGACCTGTAGCAGACATTATGGACACGTGGACCAAGCAGATGGGATATCCTATGCTAAATCTGACCACCACAAACACTAATGCTAAACTCACCCAGACCAGGTTTCTCCTGGACCCCAATGCTGACCCATCTCAGCCCAGTAGTCCCCTGGG CTACAAATGGACCATTCCTGTCAAATGGAACTCACTAAACTCCAACAATGACTCCATCATATTTGACAAGGGACAGACAG AGCTGGTCATTCCTGGATATTCTACCAGTGATGGTCTCATCAAAGTCAACAAAGACCACATGGGCTTTTACCGAGTACATCACAATGACATTATGTGGACCACTATCAGCGAGCAACTTCTCGCAGATCATCTG GTGTATGACGCAACCGATCGAAGCAGCTACATTGATgatgtgtttgcatttggacg GGCAGATATCATTGATTATGCAAATGCCTTCAACTTAATGAAGTATCTCATCAATGAAACCGAGTACATTGTGTGGGATCGAGTCTCAACTTCAATCTCATACGTGGCAAACATGCTGGCTGATGATGCAGTGCTGTACCCTAAATTCCAG AAACTCTTCCGTGATCATGTGCAGAAGATATCCAAGGCTCTTGGGTGGAATGATGAGGGGACCCAAACAGAGCG GCTCCTGAGAGAGACGGTGTTGGGCATCGCATGTCAGATGGGAGATCAGGAGGCTCTTAATCAAGCCtctgatatttttaataaatggatTAATGGAACACTGAG CAGTGTGGCTGTGAATTTACGGTTGCTGGTGTATCGTTATGGTATGAAGAACTCTGGGTCAGCAGCAGGATGGGAGATCATGTTCCAGAGATATCTCACAGCAGATCTCGCACAGGAGAAAGACAAGCTGCTCTATGGCCTGGCGTCAGTGGAAGATGTCACACTTCTGTCTAG GTTGCTAGAGGCCACTAAGACTGAAAGTATTATAAGGAGCCAAGATGTTTTTACCGTAGTGCAATATGTGTCCCGAAACAAATATGGTAAAACCATGGCGTGGGACTGGGTCACGCTTAACTGGGATTATTTAGTAAACAG GTATAATATCAATGACAGGAACTTAGGCCGCCTGCCCTCCAGAATTACTGGCACGTATAACACCAAGCTGCAGCTGTGGAAG ATGGAGAACTTTTTTGCATTGAACCCGAATGCAGGAGCAGGTGAGATGCCCAGGAAACAAGCTCTAGAGACAGTGAGGAACAATATTGAATGGATGAAACGAAACCTGGAGGAGATAAAGCTCTGGCTGGAGAACAATGTGTCTTAG
- the rrh gene encoding visual pigment-like receptor peropsin: MALCDKEMESGFLNSSESFPYVEKSAFTQTEHNIVAAYLITAGVVSLSSNIVVLLMFVKFRELRNATNAIIINLALTDIGVAGIGYPMSAASDLHGSWKFGYTGCQIYAALNIFFGMASIGLLTMVAIDRYLTICRPDIGQKLTTMSYTLLIVAAWLNAVFWSFMPIIGWAGYAPDPTGATCTINWRNNDSSFVSYTMAVITINFIIPLSVMFYCYYSVSVTVKRYKANNCLDSINMDWSDQMDVTKMSIIMIVMFLVAWSPYSVVCLWASFGDPLKIPASMAIIAPLFAKSSTFYNPCIYVIANKKFRRAIIGMLRCQTRQRITINNQVPMTASSSPLNP; the protein is encoded by the exons ATGGCTTTGTGTGACAAAGAGATGGAATCTGGCTTTCTGAATTCTTCTGAGAGTTTTCCTTATGTTGAAAAGAGTGCCTTCACACAAACAGAGCACAATATTGTCGCTGCATATCTCATCACCGCAG GGGTGGTCAGTCTGTCTAGTAACATTGTGGTGCTGCTGATGTTTGTGAAGTTCAGAGAGTTGCGCAATGCCACGAATGCTATCATCATTAATCTGGCTTTAACTGACATTGGTGTTGCTGGTATTGGTTACCCCATGTCTGCAGCCTCAGACCTGCACGGGAGCTGGAAATTCGGCTACACGGGTTGCCAG ATCTATGCTGCTTTGAATATATTCTTTGGAATGGCCAGTATTGGACTGCTCACAATGGTTGCCATTGACAGATATCTTACCATATGTCGGCCTGACATAG GTCAGAAGCTGACAACCATGTCATACACACTTCTTATTGTGGCTGCTTGGCTGAATGCTGTGTTTTGGTCATTCATGCCCATCATAGGCTGGGCAGGATATGCTCCTGACCCCACAGGTGCCACCTGCACCATCAACTGGAGGAACAATGATTC GTCGTTCGTGTCCTACACGATGGCTGTGATCACGATCAACTTCATCATTCCTCTCTCGGTCATGTTCTACTGTTACTACAGTGTTTCTGTTACTGTGAAGAGGTATAAAGCCAATAACTGCTTAGACAGCATCAACATGGATTGGTCAGACCAGATGGATGTGACCAAG ATGTCTATTATAATGATAGTGATGTTCCTGGTAGCCTGGTCACCCTATTCAGTTGTGTGTCTATGGGCATCATTTGGTGATCCCCTAAAGATCCCAGCTTCAATGGCCATAATTGCCCCGCTCTTCGCAAAGTCCTCCACCTTCTACAATCCTTGCATCTATGTCATTGCCAACAAAAA GTTCAGAAGAGCCATCATTGGAATGTTACGATGTCAAACACGGCAGCGAATTACTATTAACAACCAGGTTCCAATGACAGCCTCTTCTTCACCTCTAAACCCGTAA